One genomic window of Stigmatopora nigra isolate UIUO_SnigA chromosome 13, RoL_Snig_1.1, whole genome shotgun sequence includes the following:
- the LOC144206563 gene encoding C-type lectin domain family 12 member B-like — protein sequence MEGTQSQPKPRVGAPVKPNISENFHTDRHSRSLKIQRAGALVPHHRVTLLLLGLLNAVLLITAIVLIILCAGANEDYLLTPDSVASTLLIERSYLRNHSKSLKAEQDAEASFAKEKEVNIQLRLQLNQETKISDTLWRQVDELHKEKDALITEKNDIEQNCGRCPSGWILLNSTCYYFSLPETDTYKNWPDSRADCIGGGGDLLVIDNLQEQILISEYISQTRSDFSMLRINAYWMGLQKNQSQGTWMWINNSTMVDSGYWRDQQPSINGPQSGDCAAFSNFIDMRKTWFSGNCQECLYNWVCEMVAKPLNV from the exons ATGGAGGGCACTCAGTCGCAACCAAAGCCAAGAGTGGGAGCTCCAGTAAAGCCAAATATTTCCGAGAACTTTCACACAGATCGGCATTCACGCTCTCTGAAAATTCAACGAG cggGAGCTTTGGTTCCACACCATCGGGTGACCCTTCTACTTTTAGGCCTGCTCAATGCTGTACTACTAATAACTGCTATTGttctcatcattttgt GTGCCGGCGCTAATGAGGATTACCTTCTGACCCCGGATTCGGTTGCTTCAACCCTCTTAATTGAGCGTAGTTATCTACGCAACCACAGTAAGTCCCTCAAAGCGGAACAGGATGCAGAGGCATCATTTGCTAAGGAAAAGGAAGTCAACATTCAACTCAGACTGCAACTGAATCAAGAAACGAAAATCAGTGACACCCTTTGGAGACAAGTTGATGAACTTCATAAAGAAAAGGATGCATTaattactgaaaaaaatgatattg AACAAAACTGTGGCAGATGTCCATCAGGATGGATCCTTCTCAATTCAACTTGCTATTATTTTTCTCTACCTGAAACTGACACATACAAGAACTGGCCAGACAGCAGAGCAGATTGCATTGGTGGAGGTGGAGATTTATTAGTCATCGACAACTTGCAGGAACAG atacTTATAAGTGAATACATTTCACAAACACGCTCCGATTTCAGTATGTTGAGAATAAATGCATACTGGATGGGtctacaaaaaaatcagtcGCAGGGAACGTGGATGTGGATAAACAACTCTACTATGGTTGACTCAGG GTACTGGAGGGACCAACAACCCAGCATTAATGGACCACAGAGTGGGGACTGTGCGGCTTTTTCTAACTTCATTGACATGAGAAAAACATGGTTCAGTGGAAACTGCCAAGAATGCCTGTATAATTGGGTATGTGAGATGGTCGCAAAGCcactaaatgtataa
- the LOC144206751 gene encoding uncharacterized protein LOC144206751 isoform X2, with product MEESAYNKLILQEDSSVDEPPDYLNHDKPQVTFSMVRPTYIWTSQRVLEITLAGLAALLLAVDIGLGVYYNNLTDESRAVMSISREVAALNAAYDAAATNQAEAQMRLRQENIKQQVIRWHIEHQVKRNVDYKYMANNLHRDITILKSHVPALREGCRHCLPRWILIDSACFFLSLSETRRQWQEAREFCKKHDSDLAVVDSLEKQTHPEPQHRMASGLDCEMWTAKEFGSGWTDQN from the exons ATGGAAGAGAGCGCTTATAATAAACTTATTCTTCAGGAAGACTCCAGCGTAGATGAACCGCCAGACTACTTGAACCATGACAAACCACAAG TCACCTTTTCAATGGTAAGGCCCACCTATATTTGGACCTCTCAAAGGGTGCTTGAAATCACTCTGGCTGGACTTGCTGCTCTCCTGCTAGCAGTGGATATTGGCTTAGGAGTCTATT ATAACAACCTGACAGACGAGTCTCGGGCAGTGATGAGCATCAGCCGTGAAGTGGCTGCACTGAATGCTGCTTACGATGCGGCCGCAACAAACCAAGCGGAGGCCCAAATGCGTTTGAGACAAGAGAATATAAAACAGCAAGTGATCAGGTGGCATATTGAACACCAGGTTAAAAGAAATGTAGACTACAAATACATGGCAAACAACCTCCACAGGGATATTACCATCTTAAAATCTCACGTGCCCGCCCTAA GGGAGGGCTGCAGACACTGTTTACCTCGATGGATTTTAATTGATTCAGCGTGTTTCTTCCTAAGCTTGTCTGAAACTCGTAGACAGTGGCAGGAAGCCAGGGAATTTTGCAAAAAACATGACAGCGATTTGGCTGTGGTAGATAGCTTAGAGAAGCAG ACCCATCCAGAACCTCAGCACAGAATGGCTTCTGGATTGGATTGCGAGATGTGGACAGCGAAGGAGTTTGGAAGTGGCTGGACGGATCAaaactga
- the LOC144206751 gene encoding uncharacterized protein LOC144206751 isoform X1, whose protein sequence is MEESAYNKLILQEDSSVDEPPDYLNHDKPQVTFSMVRPTYIWTSQRVLEITLAGLAALLLAVDIGLGVYYNNLTDESRAVMSISREVAALNAAYDAAATNQAEAQMRLRQENIKQQVIRWHIEHQVKRNVDYKYMANNLHRDITILKSHVPALREGCRHCLPRWILIDSACFFLSLSETRRQWQEAREFCKKHDSDLAVVDSLEKQLKLNQLINLHQDPSRTSAQNGFWIGLRDVDSEGVWKWLDGSKLNQGFWNDGEPNDVGGEDCAATYPRTNPFKGWNDAPCSYRLKWICEMSVA, encoded by the exons ATGGAAGAGAGCGCTTATAATAAACTTATTCTTCAGGAAGACTCCAGCGTAGATGAACCGCCAGACTACTTGAACCATGACAAACCACAAG TCACCTTTTCAATGGTAAGGCCCACCTATATTTGGACCTCTCAAAGGGTGCTTGAAATCACTCTGGCTGGACTTGCTGCTCTCCTGCTAGCAGTGGATATTGGCTTAGGAGTCTATT ATAACAACCTGACAGACGAGTCTCGGGCAGTGATGAGCATCAGCCGTGAAGTGGCTGCACTGAATGCTGCTTACGATGCGGCCGCAACAAACCAAGCGGAGGCCCAAATGCGTTTGAGACAAGAGAATATAAAACAGCAAGTGATCAGGTGGCATATTGAACACCAGGTTAAAAGAAATGTAGACTACAAATACATGGCAAACAACCTCCACAGGGATATTACCATCTTAAAATCTCACGTGCCCGCCCTAA GGGAGGGCTGCAGACACTGTTTACCTCGATGGATTTTAATTGATTCAGCGTGTTTCTTCCTAAGCTTGTCTGAAACTCGTAGACAGTGGCAGGAAGCCAGGGAATTTTGCAAAAAACATGACAGCGATTTGGCTGTGGTAGATAGCTTAGAGAAGCAG CTGAAATTAAATCAACTCATAAATCTTCATCAAGACCCATCCAGAACCTCAGCACAGAATGGCTTCTGGATTGGATTGCGAGATGTGGACAGCGAAGGAGTTTGGAAGTGGCTGGACGGATCAaaactgaatcaagg CTTCTGGAATGATGGGGAGCCCAATGATGTGGGTGGTGAGGACTGTGCAGCCACTTACCCAAGAACCAACCCTTTTAAGGGCTGGAATGATGCTCCATGCTCTTACCGTCTCAAATGGATTTGTGAAATGTCTGTCGCGTAG
- the ttc8 gene encoding tetratricopeptide repeat protein 8 isoform X1: MEVTMDPLFLAWSYFRRRKLQQCSEICSKILLDSPFDQDSDLSVSEAAWSLKTRALTEMVYLDEIEVDQEGIAEMILDENAIAQVARPGTSLRLPGTSHGGGPTQAVRPMTQSGRPITGFVRPNTQSGRPGTMEQAIKTPRTASTARPVSSASGRFIRLGTASMLTSPDGPFINLSRLNMSKYSQKPNLSRTLFEYIFHHENDVRNALDLAAQATEQAHFKDWWWKVQLGKCYYRLGLYREAEKQFRSALTHQEMVDTYLYLAKLYQRLDQPITALNLFKQGLDHFPGEVTLLTGIARIYEEMNNMVSATEYYKDVLKQDNTHVEAIACIGSNHFYSDQPEIALRFYRRLLQMGVYNCQLYNNLGLCCFYAQQYDMTLSSFERALTLVANDEEQADVWYNIGQVAVGMCDMTLAYQCFKLTLTYNNDHAEAYNNLAVLELRKGRVEQSKAFLQTAATLSPHMYEPHYNLSILCEKIGDLQSSYIAAQKSEDAFPEHVDTQQILVQLRQHFAAL, from the exons ATGGAGGTGACGATGGATCCGTTGTTTTTGGCCTGGAGTTACTTCAGGAGGCGGAAACTGCAACAATGTTCAGAAATTTGCTCCAAAATTTTATTAGATAGCCCGTTTGATCAG GACTCAGACTTGTCTGTTTCTGAG gCTGCCTGGAGCTTAAAAACACGGGCACTTACTGAGATGGTCTACCTTGATGAAATTGAAGTTGATCAGGAAGGAATTGCTGAGATGATACTGGATGAAAACGCCATTGCCCAGGTTGCAC GCCCTGGAACATCTTTAAGACTGCCCGGAACTAGTCACGGAGGTGGTCCCACGCAAGCTGTCAG GCCGATGACACAGTCAGGGCGTCCTATCACAGGATTTGTGAGGCCCAATACGCAGTCAGGACGCCCTGGCACGATGGAGCAGGCAATTAAGACGCCACGCACCGCAAGTACGGCCCGGCCCGTCTCCAGTGCCTCGGGTCGATTCATTCGTCTGGGAACA GCTTCCATGTTAACTAGTCCAGATGGACCATTTATAAACCTTTCAAGGCTAAATATGTCAAAGTATTCCCAAAAGCCTAATTTATCTCGG ACACTCTTTGAGTACATATTCCACCATGAAAATGATGTAAGAAAT GCGCTAGATTTAGCTGCTCAAGCAACTGAACAGGCTCATTTCAAAGACTGGTGGTGGAAAGTCCAGCTCGGGAAATGCTACTACAG ACTTGGTTTGTACCGAGAGGCTGAAAAACAGTTTCGATCAGCTCTCACCCACCAAGAAATGGTGGACACGTACCTTTATCTTGCTAAG TTATATCAACGTCTGGATCAACCAATCACAGCCCTCAACCTCTTCAAACAAGGCTTGGACCACTTTCCTGGCGAGGTCACTCTCCTGACAGGAATCGCCCGCATATACGAG GAGATGAACAACATGGTGTCAGCCACAGAGTACTACAAAGACGTCCTGAAGCAGGACAACACACACGTGGAGGCTATCGCTTGCATAGGCAGCAATCACTTCTACTCAGATCAACCTGAGATTGCGCTGCGCTTCTACAG GCGGCTACTCCAGATGGGGGTGTATAATTGCCAACTGTACAACAACTTGGGCCTGTGCTGCTTCTACGCGCAGCAGTATGACATGACGCTGTCATCTTTCGAACGAGCCCTCACGCTGGTGGCCAACGACGAAGAGCAAGCCGATGTGTGGTACAACATCGGCCAGGTTGCCGTG GGCATGTGCGACATGACTTTGGCTTACCAGTGTTTTAAACTGACTTTGACTTATAATAATGACCATGCCGAGGCCTACAACAACCTTGCAGTGCTGGAGCTTCGCAAAGGCCGTGTTGAACAG TCAAAAGCTTTCCTGCAAACAGCTGCCACCCTGTCCCCCCACATGTATGAGCCTCACTACAATCTGTCCATCCTTTGTGAAAAG ATTGGAGACCTCCAGAGCAGCTATATTGCAGCCCaaaagtccgaagacgcattccCCGAACACGTGGACACTCAACAGATCCTAGTGCAACTTCGGCAGCATTTTGCAGCGTTATGA
- the ttc8 gene encoding tetratricopeptide repeat protein 8 isoform X2: MEVTMDPLFLAWSYFRRRKLQQCSEICSKILLDSPFDQAAWSLKTRALTEMVYLDEIEVDQEGIAEMILDENAIAQVARPGTSLRLPGTSHGGGPTQAVRPMTQSGRPITGFVRPNTQSGRPGTMEQAIKTPRTASTARPVSSASGRFIRLGTASMLTSPDGPFINLSRLNMSKYSQKPNLSRTLFEYIFHHENDVRNALDLAAQATEQAHFKDWWWKVQLGKCYYRLGLYREAEKQFRSALTHQEMVDTYLYLAKLYQRLDQPITALNLFKQGLDHFPGEVTLLTGIARIYEEMNNMVSATEYYKDVLKQDNTHVEAIACIGSNHFYSDQPEIALRFYRRLLQMGVYNCQLYNNLGLCCFYAQQYDMTLSSFERALTLVANDEEQADVWYNIGQVAVGMCDMTLAYQCFKLTLTYNNDHAEAYNNLAVLELRKGRVEQSKAFLQTAATLSPHMYEPHYNLSILCEKIGDLQSSYIAAQKSEDAFPEHVDTQQILVQLRQHFAAL; encoded by the exons ATGGAGGTGACGATGGATCCGTTGTTTTTGGCCTGGAGTTACTTCAGGAGGCGGAAACTGCAACAATGTTCAGAAATTTGCTCCAAAATTTTATTAGATAGCCCGTTTGATCAG gCTGCCTGGAGCTTAAAAACACGGGCACTTACTGAGATGGTCTACCTTGATGAAATTGAAGTTGATCAGGAAGGAATTGCTGAGATGATACTGGATGAAAACGCCATTGCCCAGGTTGCAC GCCCTGGAACATCTTTAAGACTGCCCGGAACTAGTCACGGAGGTGGTCCCACGCAAGCTGTCAG GCCGATGACACAGTCAGGGCGTCCTATCACAGGATTTGTGAGGCCCAATACGCAGTCAGGACGCCCTGGCACGATGGAGCAGGCAATTAAGACGCCACGCACCGCAAGTACGGCCCGGCCCGTCTCCAGTGCCTCGGGTCGATTCATTCGTCTGGGAACA GCTTCCATGTTAACTAGTCCAGATGGACCATTTATAAACCTTTCAAGGCTAAATATGTCAAAGTATTCCCAAAAGCCTAATTTATCTCGG ACACTCTTTGAGTACATATTCCACCATGAAAATGATGTAAGAAAT GCGCTAGATTTAGCTGCTCAAGCAACTGAACAGGCTCATTTCAAAGACTGGTGGTGGAAAGTCCAGCTCGGGAAATGCTACTACAG ACTTGGTTTGTACCGAGAGGCTGAAAAACAGTTTCGATCAGCTCTCACCCACCAAGAAATGGTGGACACGTACCTTTATCTTGCTAAG TTATATCAACGTCTGGATCAACCAATCACAGCCCTCAACCTCTTCAAACAAGGCTTGGACCACTTTCCTGGCGAGGTCACTCTCCTGACAGGAATCGCCCGCATATACGAG GAGATGAACAACATGGTGTCAGCCACAGAGTACTACAAAGACGTCCTGAAGCAGGACAACACACACGTGGAGGCTATCGCTTGCATAGGCAGCAATCACTTCTACTCAGATCAACCTGAGATTGCGCTGCGCTTCTACAG GCGGCTACTCCAGATGGGGGTGTATAATTGCCAACTGTACAACAACTTGGGCCTGTGCTGCTTCTACGCGCAGCAGTATGACATGACGCTGTCATCTTTCGAACGAGCCCTCACGCTGGTGGCCAACGACGAAGAGCAAGCCGATGTGTGGTACAACATCGGCCAGGTTGCCGTG GGCATGTGCGACATGACTTTGGCTTACCAGTGTTTTAAACTGACTTTGACTTATAATAATGACCATGCCGAGGCCTACAACAACCTTGCAGTGCTGGAGCTTCGCAAAGGCCGTGTTGAACAG TCAAAAGCTTTCCTGCAAACAGCTGCCACCCTGTCCCCCCACATGTATGAGCCTCACTACAATCTGTCCATCCTTTGTGAAAAG ATTGGAGACCTCCAGAGCAGCTATATTGCAGCCCaaaagtccgaagacgcattccCCGAACACGTGGACACTCAACAGATCCTAGTGCAACTTCGGCAGCATTTTGCAGCGTTATGA
- the eml5 gene encoding echinoderm microtubule-associated protein-like 5 isoform X3, with product MADRTAPNCHLRLEWVYGYRGHQCRNNLYYTAAKEIVYFVAGVGVVYNTREHKQKFYLGHNDDIISLALHPERVLVATGQVGKEPYICVWDSYTVQTVSILKDVHTHGVACLAFDLEGQCLVSVGLDSKNTICVWDWRRGKVLAAAPGHTDRIFDISWDLYQPSKLVSCGVKHIKFWSLCGNALTPKRGVFGKTGDLQTILCLACAKDEVTYSGALNGDIYVWKGINLMRTVQGAHGSGIFSMNACEEGFATGGRDGCVRLWDLNFKPITVIDLRETDQGYKVARSENSRGLSVRSVCWRGDHILVGTQDSEIFEVVVHDRNKPFLIMQGHCEGELWALAVHPTKPLAMTGSDDRSVRIWSLIDHALIARCNMEEPIRCAAVSTDGIHLALGMKDGSFTVLRVRDMTEVVHIKDRKEAIHELKYSPDGAHLAVGSNDNSVDIYGVVQRYKKVGECIGSNSFITHMDWSTDSKFLQTNDGNGRRLFYKMPSAKEVTNREELKLVQWASWTCVLGPEVNGIWPKYSAINDINSVDANFNNQVLVTADDYGLVKLLRYPCIKKGAKCKKYLGHSAHITNVRWSHDYQWVITIGGADHSVFQWKFVPERKSKEALHIAPQETLVDSNSEESDSDQSDVPEMDSEIEQETQLTYRRQVYKEDLPQLKEQCKEKDRAIAMKKRERAPGSGLKLHFIHGYRGYDCRSNLFYTQTGEIVYHVAAVGIVYNRQQNTQRFYMGHDDDILCLAIHPLKDFVATGQVGRDSAVHIWDTETLKPMSVLKGFHQYGVCSLDFSADGKRLASVGLDDNHTIVLWDWRKGEKLSVMCGSKDKIFVVKINPYLPDKLITAGVKHMKFWHKAGGGLIGRKGSMGKTETMMCAVYGWSEEMVFSGTCTGDICIWSDMFLMKTVKAHDGPVFSMHALEKGFVTGGKDGIVALWDDTFERCLKTYAIKRAVLAPGSKGLLLEDNPSIRAISLGHGHILVGTKNGEILEVDKSGPITLLVQGHMEGEVWGLATHPHLPLCATVSDDRTLRIWDLSPSHCMLAVRKLRKGGRCCCFSPDGKALAVGLNDGSFLIVNADTLEDLVSFHHRKDIITDIKFSPVSGKYLAVASGDTFVDIYNVMSSKRVGVCKGCLNSITHLDWDRRGKLLQVNTSAKEQFFFEAPRGKRQIIAATEVEKIDWSTWTCVLGTSVEGIWPVISEVTEVTSACLSHDKKVLATGDDLGYIKIFKHPVRGKYAKFKRYVAHSTHVTNVRWTHEDSLLVTAGGGDTCLMIWAHEAETHRELRQCDSEESDIESEDDGGYDSDVTKENEINYTIKALSTNMRPMTGVKPHLQVKEPSVDERQGVVRGSRPPVSRALPQPEKLQTNNVGKKKRPIDDLVLELVFGYRGNDCRNNVHYLNEGADVIYHTASVGIVLNLTTSCQSFYIEHSDDILCLTINQHPKFPNVVATGQVGDTGDMSATSPSIHVWDAMTKQTLSVLRCFHSGGVCSVSFSATGKLLLSVGLDSEHTVTIWKWQEGAKVATRIGHTQRIFVAEFRPDSDTHFVSVGIKHVRFWTLAGRALLSKKGVLSSIDDARMQTMLSVAFGAFSWMKCC from the exons ATGGCTGACAGGACTGCTCCCAATTGCCACCTGAGACTAGAGTGGGTCTATGGGTACCGGGGACACCAGTGCCGCAACAACCTTTACTACACCGCCGCCAAGGAGATTGTCTACTTCGTGGCCGGAGTGGGCGTGGTTTATAACACCCGAGAGCACAAGCAGAAATTCTACCTGGGTCACAATGACGACATCATCAG TTTAGCACTGCATCCCGAGCGCGTACTGGTAGCCACTGGCCAAGTGGGCAAGGAGCCGTACATCTGTGTTTGGGACTCCTACACTGTGCAGACAGTGTCCATCCTCAAAGACGTGCACACCCATGGCGTTGCCTGCCTGGCGTTTGACCTTGAAGGACAG TGCTTGGTATCGGTGGGTTTGGACTCTAAAAATACTATCTGCGTTTGGGACTGGAGAAGAGGCAAAGTTCTGGCAGCTGCCCCAGGCCATACAGACAGA ATATTTGACATATCGTGGGATTTGTACCAGCCGAGTAAACTGGTGAGCTGTGGAGTCAAACATATcaag TTCTGGAGCTTATGCGGTAATGCTCTCACACCCAAACGTGGAGTTTTCGGCAAGACTGGGGATCTTCAGACTATCCTCTGCCTGGCTTGTGCCAAGGATGAGGTCACGTATTCCGGTGCCTTGAATGGTGATATCTATGTGTGGAAAGGGATCAACTTAATGAGGACTGTGCAAGGGGCTCATGGG TCAGGGATTTTCAGCATGAACGCTTGCGAAGAAGGTTTTGCCACCGGGGGACGAGATGGTTGTGTCCGTCTGTGGGATCTCAACTTCAAACCAATTACTGTCATTGATCTCAGGGAAACGGACCAAGGCTATAAAG TAGCTAGAAGCGAAAATAGCAGAG gACTGTCTGTTCGTAGTGTTTGCTGGCGGGGAGACCACATCCTGGTGGGGACGCAAGATAGTGAGATTTTCGAGGTGGTGGTGCACGACCGCAACAAGCCTTTCCTTATCATGCAGGGTCACTGTGAGGGTGAGCTATGGGCACTGGCCGTGCACCCCACTAAGCCCCTTGCTATGACAGGCAGTGATGACCGTTCAGTCAG GATATGGAGCCTTATCGATCATGCACTGATAGCTCGTTGTAACATGGAAGAGCCAATCCGCTGTGCTGCTGTCAGCACTGATGGTATTCATTTGGCTTTGGGAATGAAGGATGGCTCATTCACTGTCCTCAGAGTCAG AGATATGACAGAAGTGGTACACATCAAGGACAGGAAGGAGGCTATCCATGAGCTGAAGTATTCCCCAGATGGCGCCCATTTGGCTGTTGGCTCCAATGACAACTCGGTGGACATTTATGGTGTTGTGCAGAGGTACAAGAAAGTAGGCGAGTGCATTGGCTCCAACAGCTTCATCACGCACATGGACTGGTCCACAGACAGCAAGTTCCTGCAGACGAATGATGGGAATGGCAGGAGACTCTTCTATAAGATGCCAA GTGCTAAAGAAGTGACCAACAGGGAAGAACTTAAGCTGGTGCAATGGGCATCATGGACATGTGTGTTGGGCCCTGAAGTCAATGGAATATGGCCTAAATACTCTGCTATCAATGATATTAACTCTGTGGATGCTAACTTCAATAATCAAGTCTTGGTGACAGCTGATGACTATGGATTAGTTAAACTTCTGCGATATCCCTGTATAAAAAAag gtgcaaaatgtaaaaaatatttaggtCACTCAGCCCACATCACTAATGTAAGATGGTCACATGACTACCAGTGGGTTATAACCATTGGTGGAGCGGATCACTCAGTGTTCCAGTGGAAGTTTGTTCCAGAGAGAAAGTCTAAAGAAGCGCTGCATATTGCACCCCAAG AGACCTTGGTGGACTCTAACAGTGAAGAGTCAGATTCGGATCAATCAGACGTGCCTGAGATGGACTCTGAAATTGAACAGGAGACACAGCTTACATATAGAAGACAG GTTTATAAAGAAGACCTACCTCAGCTCAAAGAGCAGTGCAAAGAAAAAGATCGAGCAATCGCAATGAAGAAGAGAGAACGAGCACCTGGCAGTGGGTTGAAACTCCACTTCATTCATGG CTACAGGGGATACGATTGCAGAAGTAATCTATTTTATACCCAGACGGGTGAGATTGTCTACCATGTAGCTGCTGTTGGGATTGTGTACAACAGACAACAGAACACCCAACGTTTCTACATGGGTCATGATGATGATATTCTCTGCCTGGCGATCCATCCCCTCAAAGACTTTGTAGCAACTGGCCAG GTGGGCCGAGATTCCGCCGTCCACATATGGGACACAGAAACCTTAAAACCAATGTCTGTATTGAAGGGTTTCCACCAGTATGGAGTGTGCAGTTTGGATTTTTCAG CGGATGGAAAGCGCCTGGCCTCGGTGGGCCTGGATGACAATCACACCATTGTGCTTTGGGACTGGAGGAAGGGGGAAAAGCTCTCAGTCATGTG tgGAAGCAAAGACAAGATCTTTGTAGTGAAAATAAATCCCTACTTGCCTGACAAGCTCATCACTGCCGGTGTGAAACACATGAAGTTTTGGCACAAAGCGG GTGGTGGACTAATTGGACGGAAGGGGAGCATGGGAAAGACGGAAACTATGATGTGTGCTGTGTACGGATGGTCGGAAGAGATGGTCTTCTCGGGCACTTGCACCGGTGACATTTGTATCTGGAGTGACATGTTCCTGATGAAAACTGTCAAAGCCCACGATGGTCCCGTTTTCAGTATGCACGCTCTGGAAAAG GGATTTGTTACTGGAGGGAAGGATGGTATCGTTGCGCTTTGGGATGACACGTTTGAAAGATGCCTCAAGACTTACGCAATCAAAAGGGCAGTTCTAGCTCCGGGCTCTAAGG GCTTACTTTTGGAGGATAACCCATCCATACGTGCCATATCACTAGGCCATGGCCACATTCTTGTGGGAACTAAGAATGGAGAGATTTTGGAGGTGGATAAAAGTGGCCCTATTACACTGTTAGTCCAG GGTCACATGGAAGGTGAAGTCTGGGGCCTGGCTACCCATCCCCATCTCCCTCTCTGCGCCACTGTCAGTGATGACAGAACCCTGCGGATATGGGACCTCTCCCCCAGTCACTGCATGTTGGCAGTGCGCAAGCTCAGGAAAG GTGGCCGTTGCTGCTGCTTCTCCCCTGATGGCAAAGCCTTAGCAGTCGGTCTAAACGACGGCAGCTTTCTCATTGTAAATGCAGACACCCTGGAGGACCTTGTGTCCTTCCACCATCGCAAGGACATCATCACAGACATCAAATTTTCTCCAG tttcggGCAAGTACCTTGCAGTGGCATCAGGAGACACATTTGTGGATATTTACAACGTAATGAGCAGTAAAAGGGTTGGCGTGTGTAAAGGATGTCTCAACTCAATCACCCACTTAGATTGGGACAGGAGAG GAAAACTACTACAAGTCAATACTAGTGCCAAAGAGCAGTTTTTCTTTGAGGCGCCACGTGGAAAGAGGCAGATCATTGCTGCCACTGAG GTAGAGAAAATCGACTGGAGTACGTGGACATGTGTTCTTGGCACGTCTGTCGAGGGCATCTGGCCTGTGATCAGCGAGGTCACAGAAGTGACCTCTGCTTGCCTTAGTCATGACAAGAAGGTACTCGCTACAGGAGACGATTTAGGATACATCAAGATCTTCAAACACCCTGTCAGG GGCAAATATGCAAAGTTCAAGCGCTATGTGGCACACAGCACGCATGTTACAAATGTGAGATGGACCCACGAAGACAGCCTTTTGGTGACGGCTGGTGGGGGGGACACGTGTCTCATGATATGGGCCCATGAAGCTGAGACCCACAGGGAACTCAGACAGTGTGACAGCGAGGAATCAGATATTGAGAGTGAAGATGATGGAG GTTATGATAGCGATGTGACAAAGGAGAATGAGATCAATTACACCATCAAAGCCTTATCCACCAACATGCGCCCCATGACTGGCGTTAAACCTCACTTGCAAGTGAAGGAGCCTTCTGTGGATGAAAG ACAAGGTGTGGTCAG AGGTTCAAG GCCCCCTGTTAGCCGAGCCCTGCCACAGCCTGAGAAGCTGCAGACCAACAACGTCGGCAAAAAGAAGAGACCTATTGAC GACTTGGTATTGGAGCTGGTGTTCGGTTACCGTGGCAATGATTGCCGCAATAACGTGCATTACCTGAATGAGGGGGCGGACGTCATTTACCACACAGCCTCAGTTGGCATCGTCCTCAACTTGACAACCT CCTGCCAAAGTTTCTACATTGAACACAGTGATGACATTCTGTGCCTGACAATCAATCAACATCCGAAATTCCCCAATGTGGTGGCAACTGGCCAAGTAG GTGACACTGGTGACATGTCAG CCACATCTCCATCTATTCACGTGTGGGACGCCATGACAAAACAGACGTTATCGGTGCTGCGCTGTTTCCACTCGGGCGGGGTGTGCTCTGTCAGTTTCAGTGCCACCGGGAAGCTTCTCTTGTCCGTGGGCCTGGACTCGGAACACACTGTCACCATTTGGAAATGGCAGGAAG GTGCCAAAGTGGCCACTCGGATCG